A window from Fibrobacter sp. UWB11 encodes these proteins:
- a CDS encoding pseudouridine synthase, translated as MNFNNKSNWNKRSQVAKEKAHGVARVISKRGFCSRSQAENLVREGRVSLRGKIVRDPDTPARENDEICVDGKPVKASAFVYFMMNKPRGYVTTASDEKGRATVMDLFREQYTKMFPGKAVPHISPVGRLDAASEGLLLLTNDTAWANNLTEPRKKNGDSGTEAGMTKWIQHTKIYRVQVNGHPTTEELSQMEAGFNVPPRVFGEPEEFMHAVSAKLYSAGEKNCWLEITLDEGKNREIRRMLAKLGYEVLRLVRIKFCNFELGDLKQGCIKKLDAPQH; from the coding sequence ATGAACTTCAATAACAAAAGCAATTGGAACAAACGCTCGCAAGTAGCAAAAGAAAAAGCTCACGGCGTTGCCCGTGTGATTTCTAAGCGCGGTTTTTGCAGCAGAAGCCAAGCAGAAAACCTGGTCCGCGAGGGCCGGGTTTCTTTGCGTGGTAAAATCGTCCGCGATCCGGACACTCCCGCCCGTGAAAATGATGAGATTTGCGTTGACGGAAAGCCCGTAAAAGCAAGCGCGTTCGTTTACTTTATGATGAACAAGCCGCGCGGTTACGTCACCACAGCAAGCGATGAAAAAGGGCGCGCAACCGTAATGGATCTTTTCCGCGAGCAATATACCAAGATGTTCCCTGGCAAGGCTGTGCCGCATATATCGCCCGTTGGCAGACTCGATGCCGCCAGCGAAGGGCTACTTTTGTTAACGAATGATACAGCCTGGGCAAACAACCTCACTGAACCGCGAAAGAAAAATGGCGATTCCGGCACGGAGGCCGGAATGACAAAGTGGATTCAGCATACCAAAATCTACCGCGTTCAGGTCAACGGCCACCCCACCACCGAAGAACTTTCGCAAATGGAAGCAGGTTTCAACGTTCCGCCACGAGTCTTTGGTGAACCCGAAGAATTCATGCACGCCGTCAGCGCCAAGCTCTACAGCGCAGGCGAAAAGAACTGTTGGCTAGAAATTACTTTAGACGAAGGCAAGAATCGCGAAATTCGCCGCATGCTCGCGAAGCTCGGCTACGAAGTCTTGCGTCTCGTCCGCATCAAGTTCTGCAATTTTGAGTTGGGCGATTTAAAGCAGGGTTGCATCAAAAAACTAGATGCTCCGCAGCATTAA
- a CDS encoding YhcG family protein: MKSREIKKRKTDSENYIADLRSIVSTARKMSFRAANLMQVACNWLLGWRIVEQEQQGKARADYGKRIIEEASASLTENFGNGFSETQLRNFRKFYCLFKFLQIQQALPAEFKKEIVKIQQALPAKSVKLGKMESHVAESSMIEQPLLPQLSWSHYESLMRVPDLDARQWYMQEAAAEQWDYRTLKRNIASQYYYRLMQTPKAKRVLVVREMKTLTADYQKDSSEFIKNPLIVEFLGLNQDAALTESTLESTILNHLQKFLMEMGKGYAFVGRQQHIHTDEDDYYIDLIFYNYILKCFVLIDLKTTKISYEDVGQMDMYLRLYDTYKRNTGDNPTVGVILCSETNADVARFSTLATNKRMYAAKYLTYLPSKEELAREIEMQKVLYEHEHSEKKVETEG; the protein is encoded by the coding sequence ATGAAATCTAGAGAAATTAAGAAAAGAAAAACTGATAGCGAAAACTATATCGCTGATTTGCGGTCTATTGTTTCGACTGCTCGAAAAATGAGTTTTCGTGCAGCAAACTTGATGCAGGTGGCTTGTAACTGGCTACTAGGTTGGCGAATCGTGGAGCAAGAACAGCAAGGTAAAGCTAGGGCGGATTATGGGAAACGAATTATTGAAGAAGCTTCAGCTTCGTTAACCGAAAATTTTGGTAATGGTTTTTCTGAGACGCAACTTAGGAATTTTAGAAAATTTTATTGTTTGTTTAAATTTCTGCAAATTCAGCAGGCATTGCCTGCTGAATTTAAAAAAGAAATAGTAAAGATTCAGCAGGCTTTGCCTGCTAAATCCGTAAAATTAGGAAAAATGGAATCGCATGTTGCTGAATCTTCAATGATAGAACAGCCTTTGCTTCCTCAATTATCTTGGAGCCATTACGAAAGTCTGATGCGTGTGCCTGACCTTGATGCTCGTCAGTGGTATATGCAGGAAGCGGCTGCAGAACAATGGGATTATCGCACTTTAAAACGCAATATTGCCTCGCAATATTACTATCGCTTGATGCAAACACCGAAGGCTAAGAGAGTACTTGTTGTCAGGGAAATGAAGACTTTGACAGCCGATTATCAGAAAGATAGTTCTGAGTTTATTAAGAATCCATTGATTGTTGAGTTCTTGGGACTCAATCAGGATGCTGCATTGACTGAATCAACCCTGGAAAGTACAATTTTGAACCACTTACAGAAATTCCTAATGGAAATGGGGAAGGGATATGCCTTTGTTGGGCGCCAGCAGCATATCCATACAGACGAAGATGACTATTATATTGATTTGATATTCTATAACTACATTTTAAAGTGCTTTGTCTTGATTGACCTGAAAACCACAAAAATCTCGTACGAAGATGTTGGTCAAATGGATATGTATCTCAGGCTATATGACACCTATAAAAGGAATACGGGGGATAACCCGACTGTCGGTGTGATTCTTTGTTCAGAAACCAATGCTGATGTGGCAAGATTTTCAACGCTTGCAACAAATAAGCGTATGTACGCTGCCAAGTATTTGACATATTTGCCATCTAAGGAAGAACTTGCTCGTGAAATAGAAATGCAGAAGGTTCTCTATGAACACGAGCATTCAGAAAAAAAGGTAGAAACTGAAGGATAA
- a CDS encoding sialate O-acetylesterase, translated as MFVGYSKTLAGMAFALGISLFGTLHAAPDPNFHIYIAYGQSNMGGTADAQSADKAEHPRFKIFATQKCSGKGRNTLGEVYPAVPSLFNCGNTISIADWFGRTMADSMPDVTIGIIPVAVGGASIKLFDKDQYASYLSTAEGWLQNYAKEYASDGNVYKTIVDIAKKAKEVGVIKGFIFHQGETDGGYSDWPKIVKKTRDDILKALDMSSDTVPFVAGELLRDGCCYSDRVSKLPNTMDNTYYATSENLGGNGVDRYHFNHDAYVTFGKRYAEQMLKAVVRTPVEPVPQQPFGKIENGEAVAGDAAVIPGKIQAENYDITGVGSGNSSYKDDDSENKGKVYRNDGVDIEEIADGYAVGYTMEGEWLEYSVNVKRTETYKIRARYASGSETSGFQLLLDDKELGSAFVASKTGEDWKTYETVDVGTVDLTEGPHVLKILITGNYVNIDWIEFVGESLPIARGRLQAKAEPRNYMVFDPMGVCVGTVRALNANDAMQQAKMKVKGMKNLYVKAVAR; from the coding sequence ATGTTTGTGGGATATTCTAAAACTCTTGCTGGGATGGCTTTTGCCCTCGGTATTTCTCTGTTCGGTACGCTCCATGCGGCTCCGGACCCCAATTTTCACATTTATATTGCCTATGGCCAGTCCAATATGGGCGGCACAGCAGATGCTCAAAGTGCAGATAAGGCGGAGCATCCGCGCTTCAAGATTTTTGCAACGCAAAAGTGCTCGGGCAAAGGTCGTAATACGTTGGGCGAGGTTTATCCGGCGGTGCCTTCGCTGTTTAACTGCGGCAATACAATTTCTATTGCGGACTGGTTTGGCCGTACGATGGCCGACAGCATGCCTGATGTGACTATTGGTATTATTCCTGTCGCAGTGGGTGGCGCTAGTATTAAGTTGTTTGATAAAGACCAGTATGCAAGTTACCTTTCGACGGCTGAAGGTTGGCTCCAAAACTACGCCAAGGAATATGCAAGCGACGGAAACGTTTACAAGACGATTGTGGACATCGCCAAGAAAGCAAAAGAAGTCGGCGTTATTAAAGGTTTTATTTTCCACCAGGGTGAAACGGATGGCGGTTATTCGGATTGGCCGAAAATTGTGAAGAAAACTCGTGACGATATTTTGAAAGCGCTTGACATGAGTTCGGATACGGTGCCGTTTGTGGCGGGTGAACTTTTGCGCGATGGTTGCTGCTATTCTGACCGCGTTTCGAAACTCCCGAATACGATGGACAATACCTATTATGCGACTTCTGAAAATCTTGGCGGAAACGGGGTAGACCGCTACCATTTTAATCACGATGCCTATGTGACATTTGGTAAGCGCTATGCAGAACAAATGCTCAAAGCTGTTGTTCGTACTCCTGTGGAACCTGTGCCGCAACAGCCGTTCGGAAAAATCGAGAATGGCGAAGCGGTGGCCGGTGATGCTGCCGTGATACCTGGGAAAATTCAAGCCGAAAACTACGATATTACGGGAGTCGGGAGCGGTAACAGTTCGTACAAGGATGACGATTCCGAAAACAAGGGCAAAGTTTACCGTAATGATGGCGTAGATATCGAAGAAATCGCGGATGGCTACGCTGTGGGCTATACCATGGAAGGCGAATGGTTGGAATATTCCGTGAATGTCAAGAGAACTGAAACATACAAGATCAGGGCGCGGTACGCTTCGGGTTCTGAAACGTCGGGATTCCAGCTTTTGCTCGACGACAAGGAACTTGGTTCTGCTTTTGTTGCGTCCAAGACGGGCGAGGATTGGAAAACCTACGAAACAGTCGATGTTGGGACTGTTGATTTGACCGAAGGTCCGCACGTTCTCAAGATTTTGATTACCGGAAATTATGTCAATATTGACTGGATTGAATTTGTAGGTGAATCTTTGCCTATTGCTCGTGGTCGCTTGCAAGCGAAGGCTGAACCGCGCAATTATATGGTCTTTGACCCGATGGGCGTTTGTGTTGGAACTGTTCGCGCGTTAAATGCAAACGATGCGATGCAACAAGCAAAAATGAAGGTCAAGGGAATGAAGAATTTGTATGTAAAAGCGGTTGCTAGATGA
- the hisC gene encoding histidinol-phosphate transaminase: MDINELAQQHILKQPLYVTGKPIAYTAREFGLDPKDIDKLASNENPFGPSPKGMAEARKALEEVNLYPDGGSYDLIGKIAEFRGVNRDQIAVGNGSNELLDMIAQVFLGPGTEAVMGNHSFAVYKLATMAMNAKIVEVDMPAPGYNYNLKAMRDAVNEKTRIVFLANPNNPTGSDLTAKEILDFADSLPETCVLVMDEAYTEFIEDTPELVPDFNSRIAAGKNIICCRTFSKIYGLAGLRVGYCITRPEIVALINRVREPFNVNSIAQAAAIGAIDDQDYVNKVRELNKKGLEQLKAGFKELGLPYVDSHANFIAVSGFKDPMDAFKFLQAKGTIIRPQPAMGDVLRITVGTEAQNKKCLENIKAYLNK; the protein is encoded by the coding sequence ATGGATATTAACGAACTCGCACAACAGCACATTTTGAAGCAGCCGCTCTACGTGACCGGCAAACCCATCGCCTACACCGCTCGTGAATTCGGCCTCGACCCGAAAGACATCGACAAGCTCGCCAGCAACGAAAACCCGTTTGGCCCGAGCCCGAAGGGCATGGCCGAAGCTCGCAAGGCTTTGGAAGAAGTGAACCTCTATCCGGATGGCGGTTCTTACGACCTCATCGGAAAGATTGCTGAATTCCGCGGTGTGAACCGCGACCAGATTGCTGTGGGTAACGGCAGTAACGAACTTTTGGACATGATTGCCCAGGTGTTCCTCGGCCCCGGCACGGAAGCCGTCATGGGCAACCACAGCTTCGCTGTTTACAAGCTCGCCACGATGGCCATGAACGCCAAGATTGTTGAAGTTGACATGCCCGCTCCGGGATACAACTACAACCTCAAGGCTATGCGCGACGCCGTGAACGAAAAGACCCGCATCGTGTTCCTCGCCAACCCGAACAACCCGACCGGTTCTGACCTCACCGCCAAGGAAATCCTCGACTTCGCCGACAGCCTCCCGGAAACTTGCGTTCTCGTGATGGACGAAGCCTACACCGAATTTATCGAAGACACGCCGGAACTCGTTCCGGATTTCAACAGCCGCATCGCTGCTGGCAAGAACATCATCTGCTGCCGTACGTTCAGCAAGATCTACGGTCTCGCAGGGCTGCGCGTGGGCTACTGCATCACCCGTCCGGAAATCGTCGCCCTCATCAACCGCGTGCGTGAACCGTTCAACGTGAACAGCATCGCTCAGGCAGCTGCCATCGGCGCTATCGACGACCAGGATTACGTGAACAAGGTTCGCGAACTCAACAAGAAGGGTCTCGAACAGCTCAAGGCTGGTTTCAAAGAACTCGGCCTCCCCTACGTCGACAGCCACGCAAACTTCATCGCCGTCAGCGGATTCAAGGATCCGATGGACGCCTTCAAGTTCTTGCAGGCCAAGGGCACCATCATCCGCCCGCAGCCGGCTATGGGTGACGTGCTCCGCATTACCGTCGGTACCGAAGCTCAGAACAAGAAATGCCTCGAAAACATCAAGGCATACCTTAACAAATAA
- a CDS encoding carbohydrate-binding protein has protein sequence MKKCFNKVLVTLCAFAVCASAAVDQCKPIGWATRSGRTSTAFEVTGGGNATPIVVKTFSDLQKYAKDSSPRVIYIDGTLGDGWSGTSGSRLNITASNKTIIGLKPGTLLKAPIHITSKASNIIVRNIVIQGPGSNADQAWDNLTIEGESKNIWIDHCEFWDGQDGNADVVKGSDNVTFTWCIFGYKKKSTHNLSNLIGSSDNEPVSEGKLNVTYMFNWWKAANQRKPRCRYGNVHMVNNLLTGDASITNGTDVLGVSAGHMCKVRTERNVFINESNPIYTGNANGTGVNEVIDNIFTNCSGNTKGTGTSFTPPYEYTSFMLKASEVEAAVKANAGATLKSPTECDANYVEPEPPTPDKQYQAEKGVITGGVSESSNGGYHGDGYVNFDKGGDVVVNVKVDTAGQYKFDVDFANGSSEARSLTVSAGLDTATTSFKATGGWTVWETAEVLISLAAGENAVKFATVGGNDGPNIDQFDVTLVKAAEKDTTKDNPTSIHFANLRSTAAKVVPSAYRVSIFDTKGSLVRRMDVESAKVGDVAWMTRGLPAGLYVMQLKSANTERRKFIAVK, from the coding sequence ATGAAAAAGTGTTTTAACAAAGTCTTGGTAACGTTGTGTGCGTTTGCGGTTTGTGCTTCTGCTGCGGTGGATCAGTGCAAGCCGATTGGCTGGGCGACTCGTTCGGGTCGTACTTCTACAGCGTTTGAAGTGACCGGTGGCGGGAATGCAACTCCTATTGTTGTAAAAACGTTCTCCGATTTGCAAAAGTACGCGAAGGATTCTTCTCCGCGTGTGATTTACATTGACGGTACGCTTGGCGATGGCTGGAGTGGAACGTCGGGCAGTCGCTTGAACATTACCGCTTCGAACAAGACGATTATCGGTCTTAAGCCGGGAACACTTTTGAAGGCTCCCATTCATATTACGAGCAAGGCATCGAACATTATCGTTCGTAATATCGTGATTCAAGGGCCGGGTAGTAATGCGGACCAGGCGTGGGATAACCTCACGATTGAAGGCGAATCAAAGAACATCTGGATTGACCATTGCGAATTTTGGGATGGTCAAGATGGCAACGCTGACGTGGTGAAAGGTTCTGATAACGTAACGTTTACGTGGTGTATATTCGGTTATAAGAAAAAGAGTACGCACAACCTCTCGAACCTCATTGGAAGTTCAGATAATGAACCTGTAAGTGAAGGCAAGTTGAACGTGACTTATATGTTCAACTGGTGGAAGGCTGCAAACCAGCGCAAACCGCGTTGCCGCTACGGAAATGTGCATATGGTAAACAACCTTTTAACGGGAGATGCTAGCATTACGAACGGCACGGACGTGCTTGGTGTTTCGGCAGGTCACATGTGCAAAGTGCGCACCGAAAGGAATGTGTTCATCAACGAATCGAATCCGATTTATACGGGTAACGCCAATGGAACGGGCGTAAATGAAGTTATAGACAACATTTTCACGAACTGCTCCGGCAATACAAAGGGAACGGGAACATCTTTTACGCCGCCGTATGAATACACGAGTTTTATGCTCAAGGCAAGTGAAGTCGAGGCTGCGGTGAAAGCGAATGCGGGTGCAACGCTCAAAAGCCCGACAGAATGTGATGCGAATTATGTGGAACCGGAGCCGCCGACACCCGATAAGCAATATCAGGCCGAAAAAGGCGTGATTACAGGTGGCGTTTCAGAAAGTAGCAATGGCGGTTATCATGGTGACGGTTACGTGAATTTTGATAAGGGCGGAGATGTTGTTGTAAATGTGAAAGTCGATACCGCAGGTCAATACAAATTCGATGTCGATTTTGCAAATGGCTCGAGTGAAGCGCGTTCGTTGACGGTGAGCGCGGGGTTGGATACTGCAACAACATCTTTCAAGGCAACTGGTGGCTGGACTGTCTGGGAAACGGCTGAAGTCTTGATTAGCCTTGCTGCAGGCGAAAATGCCGTGAAATTTGCAACTGTTGGCGGTAATGACGGCCCGAACATCGATCAGTTCGATGTGACGCTTGTGAAGGCCGCGGAAAAAGATACGACGAAGGATAATCCTACATCGATTCACTTTGCAAATTTGCGTTCGACGGCAGCAAAGGTCGTGCCAAGCGCCTATCGCGTTAGCATTTTCGATACGAAGGGCTCGCTGGTGCGCCGCATGGACGTTGAATCTGCGAAAGTCGGCGATGTCGCATGGATGACCCGCGGACTGCCTGCTGGCTTGTATGTGATGCAGCTGAAGAGCGCAAATACGGAACGCCGCAAGTTTATTGCAGTGAAGTAG